Below is a genomic region from Paenibacillus rhizovicinus.
CCGCAACCTGATGGCTACCGGCGTCGTCATCGGCGTCGCGTTCCTTGTCGGGTTCCGCTCCTCCGCCGGCTTGCTCGACTGGCTTGCCGCCATCGGCATTATCGCGTTATTCATACTCGCCTTGACTTGGCTCTTCGCAACGATCGGACTGATTGCCGGTTCCCCGTCAGCCGCTTCCGGTTACGGCTTCATCCTGCTCTTCCTTCCGTATCTCTCCAGCGCGTTCGTCCCGACGACGACGATGCCGCATTGGCTGCAAGGCGTGGCGAATAATCAGCCGATCACGCCGGTCATCGAGACCATCCGCGGCCTGCTGACCGGTACGCCGATCGGCAACAGCGCTTGGCTTGCGGTTGCTTGGTGCATCGGCATCCTCCTGCTTGCCATCATTTGGAGCGTCATAGCGTTCAACCGGAAAGCCGGACGCAGATAGCAAGGTATCGCACCTGCCTTTGCCCTCACACTCACAGCAGCCACCACTTCCGCGCACGCCAAAAAGCACATCGGCTCGCCTCGTCAGAGGGAACCGATGTGCTTTTTTATTCGCCTATGCCTCGCCGGACGGCTTCCGCCGACGTTCCAAATATTGCTCGACTCCGTCCAGGATCCGCTCCAGGCCAAAATCCAAGTCGTCGCCGACCGTACTCTCCGCCTCTCGTTCGCCGGCATAGACGCCCGACATGACGATCGGATACAGATCCGGAAAACGTTCCGGCGTAACGAGCTGCTTGAGCGCGGGACTGAACGGCAGACCCGAGAACTCCTCGGCATTCCTCCCGGCCTTCATCGCCATGACCATGTCCCGCCGAATCTGGCCGATGGAGCGGCCGTAGCTGCTCATCAACAGCATGATGGACATTTTCTCGAATTCGTCGAGATCAAGCGGGCGCATCATGCGAAGCACCCAGTCGACCATGGCCATGATATTCGGCGTGACTGGCACGCCCGTGATCGGAATATCGCTGTACCACGGATGCCGGGTGAACACGTCCACGCACAAATCGACATATTCCCGCATCCCGTCCCGCCAATGCTGGCCGGGCTTATCCTCCGGAAGCGGCGTGCACACGGACTCCTGCATGAGCAGGAGCAAATCGTCTTTGCTCGCGATGTAGCGGTACAGCGACATCGTCGTGAAGCCAAGCGACTGGGCGACGCGGCTCATCGACATGGCCTGCAGGCCGTCCTGATCGGCGATCGCGACGGCGGCGTCGACGATCTGCTTGATGCTGAGCTCGCCCTTCGGACCGCGTTTTCCCTGCTTGACGATGCCCCAGCTCAAAGCCACGCCGCTCGGCAGCTGTTCGAGCACCTCATCTTTATCCGCTGAATTATCCGCTGAATCGTTACGGTCGGTCATCCTTGCTGTCCTCCATCCCGGTGACTATCTCCGAAATTGTATACGTCATAAACAGTGTATCATATCCGTTTATGCCTGGACAACGAAGCCTGACTTACCGACCGCAGGCAGCCTCCGCGGATCTAGGCCACCGCTGTCGTCCTGTCCATATTGCGATTCTTGCCCTTCTTGCGCGCCCGCGCCTTCAATTGCCAGATCGTAAGACCGGTAACCATCAGCACGAACGGCATCATGCCGAAGACGAAGGTGATCCACCTTGTCGTCACGCCGCCCCACGTTGCAAAATGCAGCCCTTTGCGCCACGTATTATACAGGTTGATCGCCCAATTCGGATGCATCTTGTACAACACTTCCCCGTTCGAAGCATCCATATCAATCGTGCTGTTGCTGCCGCTCGACGCCCCGAAGCCTTCCTTCACGCCGAACTGGTAAGTATCGCCGGGCTTTTGCGGCAATGTGACTGTAATCAGCTTGCCGTGCGGATACTTCTCCTGCTCCATGCCCAGGGCCTGACCGAAAGGAAGGATTGCGGCGCCGTCCTTGGCCTCCGTCTTCTTCGCCGGATCGGGCACGGCCTCCTTCGACTCGAAGCCGAACCAGGTTGGAATCTGTTTCTCGTAAGAGTTGACGGTCGCGGCAATCCCAATATCGCCGGCTGTCGGATGCGCATCGATGGGATAGATCCAGCTTTCCAATGCGTTCTCAATGAGAACCATTATCATATATGCTGTCAACCATTAAATAGCGAAATCGTTCGCTCGTCTTAGACTAGTTATCTCGATCGATCATCGGGCAGCTTCTCTGTAGGCGCATCGGCCTATCTCCGGCAATAATGAATGCGGCAAAATAAAAAGCCGCGCGCCCCTGATAGGGACTGCCCGGCTTCCCGTCCGCGCTTATCGCGCAGCGTTCAGTTCAATGATATTGCGGTCGGGATCCAGCAGGAAGATCTGCGAGAATCCCGTAATGCTGTTGCGGTTGTTCCGGTGCTCGATGCCGCACCGATCCAGCCAAGCGATCGTCTCGTCGAAATCGGCGACGCGAATGGCGAAATGCCCGTCGCGGGTATCGATGCCGGCGCTGCGCAGCGTCTGTCCCTCGTGCACGATCAGGTGCAGCTGCTGGCCGCCGCTGCCGATGCCGTACCAAGCGCCGGGAAAGTCGAACGCCGGGCGCTCGATTTCCCTCAAGCCGATGACCTCTTCATAGAAGCGTTTTGCCTGTTCCAAGTCGGTTACGATCAAGCTGACATGATGAATACCTTCGTGGCGAATCATCGTGTACGTCCACCGCCTTTTTTGCCTCTAGTATAGCATGAACGGCATGCGGAGCCGTCTACATTTTGAATTTTCCTACCATATCGGACAGCCCTTGAGCAATGCTGCTAAGCGACTGCGCGGCAGCCGTGATTTCCTGCACGGAAGCAAGCTGCTCCTCGGTCGCGGCGGCGACCGATTGCGTCGATTGCGCGGCCTCCCTCGAGATGGCGCTCATATCGTGCACCGAAGCCGACACTTCCTCGGAGCCGGCAGCCATCTGCTGCGCGGCCGCGGCGACCTCCTGGACCCGCTCGGCCACTTGCCGGGCGGTGGCGACGATCTGCCCGAACGCCCGCTCGGCGCCGGATACGGCATCAATGCCGCGCTGCACGTCGCCGCGGCTGCGCTGCATCGTCTGCACGGCCTTCAAGGTATCCCGCTGGATCTCCGCGATAACCTCGGCGATGCCGTGCACCGATTCC
It encodes:
- a CDS encoding VOC family protein produces the protein MIRHEGIHHVSLIVTDLEQAKRFYEEVIGLREIERPAFDFPGAWYGIGSGGQQLHLIVHEGQTLRSAGIDTRDGHFAIRVADFDETIAWLDRCGIEHRNNRNSITGFSQIFLLDPDRNIIELNAAR
- a CDS encoding PepSY-associated TM helix domain-containing protein, coding for MVLIENALESWIYPIDAHPTAGDIGIAATVNSYEKQIPTWFGFESKEAVPDPAKKTEAKDGAAILPFGQALGMEQEKYPHGKLITVTLPQKPGDTYQFGVKEGFGASSGSNSTIDMDASNGEVLYKMHPNWAINLYNTWRKGLHFATWGGVTTRWITFVFGMMPFVLMVTGLTIWQLKARARKKGKNRNMDRTTAVA
- a CDS encoding ABC transporter permease, translating into MIHTTSAPDKGVSFGATNAVFIGRSIRLSLRNTEALVMAIMLPIMLMLLFTYVFGGAIAPGGEYVNYVVPGIILLCAGFGSSSTAFDVAQDMTNGIIDRFRTMPIRSLSVIIGHIAASLARNLMATGVVIGVAFLVGFRSSAGLLDWLAAIGIIALFILALTWLFATIGLIAGSPSAASGYGFILLFLPYLSSAFVPTTTMPHWLQGVANNQPITPVIETIRGLLTGTPIGNSAWLAVAWCIGILLLAIIWSVIAFNRKAGRR
- a CDS encoding TetR/AcrR family transcriptional regulator, with protein sequence MTDRNDSADNSADKDEVLEQLPSGVALSWGIVKQGKRGPKGELSIKQIVDAAVAIADQDGLQAMSMSRVAQSLGFTTMSLYRYIASKDDLLLLMQESVCTPLPEDKPGQHWRDGMREYVDLCVDVFTRHPWYSDIPITGVPVTPNIMAMVDWVLRMMRPLDLDEFEKMSIMLLMSSYGRSIGQIRRDMVMAMKAGRNAEEFSGLPFSPALKQLVTPERFPDLYPIVMSGVYAGEREAESTVGDDLDFGLERILDGVEQYLERRRKPSGEA